The Duganella sp. BuS-21 sequence GGGACTGCTCAAGCTGTCGACCACCTGGCGTTCGTCCTCGGTCACCGACCCGGTCACGCAAGCCACGCGCCGGCTGTCCGGCGAGCAGGCCCTGGGATGGCGGGTCGAGTTCTCGCAGGACTTGCCGCAACAGCGCGCGGCCTGGGGCTTCTCGGTCGACAACGGCTGGAACAACGATAACTGGCAGGTGGCCGAGCGCGATACCAGCAGCGGCAGCGGCTGGGCCCGCGCCTTCGTCAACTATCGTCCGGCCTCGAACCTGATGGTCACGCTGGAATTGAACAACCTGGCCAGCCGCGTCACCACCTACGACCGCGTGCATTTCGCCAGCAACGACCGCCTGTCCGGCGGCATCGACTTCATGGAGCACAACGTCACGCGCACCCAACCGTATGCCATGTTGCGCGTGCGCCGCGACTGGTAGTAATTTGTTGTAGCGATGCAAAAATAGTGCTTTCTGGAATTAGTTGACACTTTAATCTGATAGGATGCAGATCACATTGTTAACTTTGGTACAGGATTGCACATGCGCAGTACGCAACAAGGGAACGGTCACGAAACCGTTCTTGAAGACGGCAAGCCCATCGTCACGACCACGGACCTGAAGGGCCGTTTCACCTACGTTAATTCCACCTTCACCACAGCGAGCGGCTATGCCGACGAGGAATTGGCGGGACGCCTGCAAAACTCCCTCTACCACGCGGACATGCCGGCCGAAGTCGACGCCGACATGTGGCGCACCGTGCTGTCGGGCGAACCATGGCGCGGGCTGGTCAAGTACAGCGGCAAGGACGGCGGCTTCTTCTGGTGTATCGCCAACGCGACGCCGGTGATCGAAGGCGGCAAGACCACCGGTTTCATGGCGGTCTGCACCAAGCCCAAGCGCGAACAAATCGAACAGGCGCAACAACTCTACCGCAGCCTCAAGGGCGGCAATCCGGACCGCATCCGCATCGTGCGCGGCGCGGCGGCGCCCCGTGGCGTGAAGAAGTTCACCAACAAGCTGCGCGACATCACGCTGGCGCAGCGCCTGACCGTCTGCTTCGGCGGCATCGTGCTGCTGGCGCTGTCCATGGCCAGCCACGCCCTGCTGCCCTATTCCGACAGCGCGCTGCACATGCAGGCGCTGCTGATGGTGGTGCTGGCCGCGTACAGCTGGATCAATCTGCACCGCGCCATTGTCGCGCCGATTCAGGCCAGCATCAACGCCGCACGCATCTTGGCCGGCGGCGACCTGACCACCCGCATGGCGGTGGACCGTCATGATGAACTGGGCCAGCTGCAAGCGTTTGTGCGCCAGCTGAACCTGAACCTGGCGTCGATCCTGGTCGACATCCGCAGCAACTTCAGCCTGACCCGCAGCACCACCACGCAGGTGCGCGCGGCGAATGCCGACCTGTCGGCGCGCACCGAGGCGCAGGCGTCCAGCCTGGAGCAGACCTCGGCGCACATGGGCCAGATCACCGGCACCGTTAGCCAGACCGCCGACAACGTCAACACCGCCAGCAGCGTCGCCAGCGAAGCGACCGCGCTGGCCGAGCGCACCGGCGTGGCCGTCACGCAGGTGGTGGCGGCGATGAACGACATCAGCCAGTCGTCGCGCCAGATCGTCGACATCATCAGCCTGATCGACGGCATCGCCTTCCAGACCAACATCCTCTCGCTCAACGCGGCGGTGGAAGCGGCGCGCGCCGGCGAGAGCGGCCGTGGTTTCGCCGTGGTCGCCAGCGAAGTGCGCAGCCTGGCCCAGCGCAGCGCGGCGGCGGCCAAGGAGATCAAGAGCCTGATCGATACCTCGGCCGGCAAGATCGACATCGGCGCCGGCATGGCCAGCGCCGCCGGCAAGGACATGGAAGCGGTGATCGCCGCCATCGGCCGCGTGGCATCCATCATGGGCGACATCAGCGGTTCGACGCGCGAGCAAAGCAGCGGTGTGAATCAGGTCCAGGACGCCATCATGCAGCTGGACGAAGTAACGCGGCAGAACGCGCAAATGGTGGAGGAAGCATCGGCTGCCACCGCTGTGCTGGACCTGCAGACCCAAGCCGTGGCGCGGGCGCTGGAAGTATTCAAGCTGCCGCCGCAGGGTGGCAAGTCCGGCAAGACCGGCAAAGCCAGCCTGGTGCCGTCGACGTCCCGCGCCGTGCAAACGAGCTACAACGAGCCTGCGCGGGCACGTCGGGCCTGATCGTCGGCACTCGCAGACGCCGCCCGCTGGCATATCCAGGCCGACACGTGCTCGCGCACCTGCCGTGCCATGCGGGTGGGAAAACGGATGAAGCCATGCGGCGCTTCGGGCAGGAGGTGGCACTCCACCTCGGCCACTGCGCGCCAGCGTTCGGCCATCAGCATGGTGTCGTCACGCAAAGGGTCCAGCTCTCCCGCAAGCATGATCGCGGGCGGCATGCAGGACAGGTCGCCGTAGAGCGGCGAGAGCGGCGCTACACGGCGTTGTTCATCGCTGAGACCGGGCGTGAGCAAGCGCAGCGAGTTCGCCATGCTGGGGCCGTGCAGCACCAGGGTGTCTGCGGCGGCCTGCTGCACGCTGGGCGTGCCGGCAAGGTCGTAGACGCCGTAGTAAAAAATTGCGCCATCGATGCGGCGCAGAAGCTCGGGCCAGGCTTTCAGCCGCAGCAGCATTGCCGCCGCCAGATGGCCGCCGGCCGATTCGCCGAGGACGTAGACCGGGAGGTCGTTGCAGTCGTCCAGGGCGCCATCCAGCAGCCAGCGCGCGGCGGCCAGGCAATCGTCCATGATGGCCGCCAGCGGCGTGTTGCTCGCCAGCCGGTAGTCGACCGATACCACCACCACGTCGCAAGCGGCAATCAGATCGGCATTGAGCTGGTCGTTCATTTTGGCGTTGCCGATGGCCCAGCCGCCGCCGTGGAAGTCGAGGATCACACCGCGCGGTGGACGTGCGCCGCGCAAAATGCGCACCGGGACGCTCAGTCCATCGGCCTGAGCTGTGCGCTGCTCGACGCGGATGCCAGCGCGGGCCAGCTTGCCATCGCCGCCGAATTGCGACAGCTGCAACAAGGACTGGATCAGCAGCGGCACCACCCGGTTGTTGATCTTGAAGCGCGGCGCCCAACCCAACACACGATTGAACCGGCGCGCTTCGTCGAGCGTCGCGCTGTCCAGTTGCAACATCAGCCCCAGCGATTGGCGGCGGTCCAGCCGGCTGTCGCCGCAGCAGCGGTCAGCAACGCTCCCCAGGCGATATCGGCCAGCGTCAGGCCGAGCGGCCACACTTTGAGGATGGAGTAATTGGTCAGGTCATAGGTGCCGTAGGCGATCAGGCCGAGCACGGCGCCATGCAGCGCCGCCGTTTGCCAGCTCTCCGCACGCAATCCGGGCGCGACGGCCAGGAACACCGTGCCGGCCGCGTACAGCAGATAAAACGCGGCGGCGGACGTCATGCGCGGCTGGCTCAGCATCAAGTCCCCCAACGCGTCCTTATAGGCCGGCGCCATGTACAGGCCGATCCACAAAGCATCCAACGCCAGCATTGATAGCAAGACGCCGCCATAGGCCAGCAGCCATTGCTGCACGCTGAGTGCCTGAACTGACGCGGATGTAAGCATGAATAATCCTCTGGCTGAGTAATGGAATGCCCTATCTTAGCCGATTCCGCCTTAATCCCACGCGCGCGCCTGCGAGCGGTGCGCCGTCCAGGTAAAGCCCACGCCGACGGACAGGCCGCTGTTCTGGCGCAACAAGGGACTGTCGCGGTTGGCGGCGCCGGTGTAATTGTCATAGCGGGAAAAGCCGAACACGCGCCAATCGGGCGACAGGCGGCGCGACAGGCTCACGCCGAGGCGCGTCATCATCAAGCCGCTGCGGGCCTCATAGGCCGGGCGCGCAGCGGTGACGTACGGCGGTTCGACGCCGTAGAAGTATTGATTCAGGCGCGCATTACCGAACATCGCGCCAACATTGGCGTCGGCCTGCCATTTGCCGCTTGAGTCGCCGGTTTCAGCCACCAGGCGCGGTTCGAACACCAGGCCCTGGCGGCGGAAGCCGTTTCGCAGCTCGACCGGCACGCGCAGCGGCAGCTCCAGCCGCAAACGGCTCGTGGCACTCGGCTCGGCCAAGAGAACCTTCAGTCGCGGACCAAACTCCAGCAAGGAGTTCAGATCCGGCATGCCAGCGCGTGCTGCCACGTCGCCGGAGCGGGCCGGCAACGACAGCGCAAAACCGAGATCGAGCTCCACGCGCTCCGTATTGAGCAAGCGCGCACCGATACCGGAACGGTCGGCGCGCAGCACCTTGCCGCGATAGATCAGCATCGGCAAGACCAACGCGCGCGTGGAACGATCCTCCGCGCCCGGATAGGCCGGCGTGGAAGCGACGCCACCGAACAGGCCGATCTCCCACAGCGGCAGATCAACCGGTTGCTGCGCAGCTGCCGGCACCATCACGGCCATGCAAACGACCATCAATGTCCGACGCATACGACCCAAGTAAATCGTCCTGGCGGCATTAGCACCCCTCAAATAAAAAAATCGACCTATGAGTATAAACCGGAATTCAGGGTCAGCTCTGTCATTTGGACATTGCGGAACTTCCGAATCGCGGAAAAGTTCCGCAATGTCCAAATGACAGAGCTGACCCCGACGTTACGGCACTTCCCAGCCGCCGGCGAGGGCTTTGTAGACCGCGACGAGCGAGGTGGCGGCGCCGGTTTGGGATTGGGCCAGGCGGTCGCGCGCGGTGAGGAGTTCGCGTTCGGCGTCGAGCACCGTCAGGAAGTCGGTCGAGCCGACCGCGAAGCGTTCGCGCGCGATGATGGCGGCTTGCTCCGATGAGCGCGCCGATTCGAACAGCAGCTCCGTTTGCCGCTGCGTGCGCGTGTAGCTTGCCAGCACGCCT is a genomic window containing:
- a CDS encoding methyl-accepting chemotaxis protein encodes the protein MRSTQQGNGHETVLEDGKPIVTTTDLKGRFTYVNSTFTTASGYADEELAGRLQNSLYHADMPAEVDADMWRTVLSGEPWRGLVKYSGKDGGFFWCIANATPVIEGGKTTGFMAVCTKPKREQIEQAQQLYRSLKGGNPDRIRIVRGAAAPRGVKKFTNKLRDITLAQRLTVCFGGIVLLALSMASHALLPYSDSALHMQALLMVVLAAYSWINLHRAIVAPIQASINAARILAGGDLTTRMAVDRHDELGQLQAFVRQLNLNLASILVDIRSNFSLTRSTTTQVRAANADLSARTEAQASSLEQTSAHMGQITGTVSQTADNVNTASSVASEATALAERTGVAVTQVVAAMNDISQSSRQIVDIISLIDGIAFQTNILSLNAAVEAARAGESGRGFAVVASEVRSLAQRSAAAAKEIKSLIDTSAGKIDIGAGMASAAGKDMEAVIAAIGRVASIMGDISGSTREQSSGVNQVQDAIMQLDEVTRQNAQMVEEASAATAVLDLQTQAVARALEVFKLPPQGGKSGKTGKASLVPSTSRAVQTSYNEPARARRA
- a CDS encoding alpha/beta hydrolase; amino-acid sequence: MLGWAPRFKINNRVVPLLIQSLLQLSQFGGDGKLARAGIRVEQRTAQADGLSVPVRILRGARPPRGVILDFHGGGWAIGNAKMNDQLNADLIAACDVVVVSVDYRLASNTPLAAIMDDCLAAARWLLDGALDDCNDLPVYVLGESAGGHLAAAMLLRLKAWPELLRRIDGAIFYYGVYDLAGTPSVQQAAADTLVLHGPSMANSLRLLTPGLSDEQRRVAPLSPLYGDLSCMPPAIMLAGELDPLRDDTMLMAERWRAVAEVECHLLPEAPHGFIRFPTRMARQVREHVSAWICQRAASASADDQARRARAGSL
- a CDS encoding DUF2177 family protein yields the protein MLTSASVQALSVQQWLLAYGGVLLSMLALDALWIGLYMAPAYKDALGDLMLSQPRMTSAAAFYLLYAAGTVFLAVAPGLRAESWQTAALHGAVLGLIAYGTYDLTNYSILKVWPLGLTLADIAWGALLTAAAATAGWTAANRWG
- a CDS encoding MipA/OmpV family protein, whose amino-acid sequence is MVVCMAVMVPAAAQQPVDLPLWEIGLFGGVASTPAYPGAEDRSTRALVLPMLIYRGKVLRADRSGIGARLLNTERVELDLGFALSLPARSGDVAARAGMPDLNSLLEFGPRLKVLLAEPSATSRLRLELPLRVPVELRNGFRRQGLVFEPRLVAETGDSSGKWQADANVGAMFGNARLNQYFYGVEPPYVTAARPAYEARSGLMMTRLGVSLSRRLSPDWRVFGFSRYDNYTGAANRDSPLLRQNSGLSVGVGFTWTAHRSQARAWD